One genomic window of Cololabis saira isolate AMF1-May2022 chromosome 3, fColSai1.1, whole genome shotgun sequence includes the following:
- the LOC133440435 gene encoding zinc finger protein 182-like, with protein sequence MKHEDVEVDVSLVNVADVKVENVEPGPNCGHLLLHTSPEAQNKDEGGTESLRSDSSKTVDPEPMRRHGDHEDAAVPSDSNCKSKLTRTHMGKKAFSCSTCKKEFSKSHILMNHMKIHTGERPYLCNTCGKLFRKSSTFNKHKMIHMGEKPYICKTCGKSYTERSSLLVHSRTHTGQKPYLCNTCSNAFTYLSALKRHITTHTGEKPYICKTCGKSYTERSTLVIHLRTHTGERPYLCNTCGKTFTKTSHLKRHITTHMGESDICARRATKVLAAEWIC encoded by the coding sequence atgaagcacgaggacgtagaggtggatgtctctttggtcaatgtcgctgatgtgaaagttgaaaatgttgaaccaggaccaaactgtggccacctgctgttgcacacttctcctgaagctcaaaacaaagatgagggagggactgaaagtttacgctcagactccagtaaaactgtagatccggagccaatgagacgacacggtgaccacgaagatgctgctgtcccgtcagacagcaactgtaaatcaaagctgaccaggacccacatggggaagaaggcgttttcttgcagcacttgcaagaaagagttcagtaaaagtcatattttaatgaatcacatgaagatccacactggcgaaaggccgtacctgtgcaacacctgcggaaaattgTTTAGAAAGTCATCAACATTCAATAAGCATAAAATGATCCAcatgggcgagaagccctacatctgcaaaacatgtggaaaaagttacacagaacgttccagcctgctggttcactcgaggacccacaccggccaaaagccgtacctgtgcaacacctgcagcaatgCCTTTACTTATTTATCAGCTCTTAAGcgccacataaccacacacacgggcgagaagccctacatctgcaaaacatgtggaaagagttacaCAGAACGTTCTACCCTTGTGATTCACTTGAGGACCCACaccggtgaaaggccgtacctgtgcaacacctgtggaaaaacctttactaaaacatcacatcttaaacggcacataaccactCACATGGGTGAAAGtgatatttgtgcaagacgtgcaacaaaggttttagctgCAGAAtggatttgctga